CGAGGGCCTGCAGCGCCGCAAGGGTCATGGTGACCAGTCCGACCCCGGAGACGACGGGGAGCCAGAGTTCGTTGGCGCCGAAGATTGGAAACATTCGCGCGCAGAGATAGACCCCCAACTTCACCAGCGTCGCGGAATGGAGGTAGGCGCTGACCGGGGTTGGAGCGGCCATGGCGTTGGGGAGCCAAAATTGCAGGGGGAATTGGGCCGACTTGCCGAACGCCCCCACCAGAAGGAGGAGCAGTGCCACCCGGATCAACCCCGGGCTGTCGGACGGCAGCGGGCCCGCAAGCAGCCCCGCGATCGAACCACTCCCGGTCGCCTGCTGCACCAGGACGATCCCGGCCAGCAGGCACAGGCCCGTGCCGCCGGTGACCAGCAATGCCATGCGGGCGCCCCGCTGCGAATCCGGATCCTGGTGTTGGAATCCGATCAGGAGGAAGGAGGCCACCCCGGTAAGTTCCCAACACAGGAACAGCAGCAGCAGATTGTTGGCGAAGACCGTGCCCAGCATGGCCGCCATGAAAAGCGAGAGGCAGGCGTAGAAGCGTCCCGGCGCCTCGGAGTGGCCGAGGAAATAAAATCGCGAGTAGAAGACGATCAGAACGCCCACTGCTGCGACCACCAGCCCAAAGAACAGGGAGAGTCCGTCCACCAGGAACGAGAGTTCCAGCCCGATGGAGGGCGCCCAGGGCCAGGAAAGGACCAGGAACGGCTGGGGACCCGCCGCGAACGCCAGCCATCCGAGGGCCAGCAGGGAGGCCATCGGCGCGGGCAGGGCCAGCCAGGCGGTGCGATCGTCCAGATGCCGCCCGGCCCACGCCAGCAGTGGCACCGCCAGCAATGGCGCCGCGAGGGCGATCAACATCAGGAGGGCGGTCGGGACCACGCGCGCACAGGTATATCGCCGAATCGTCCTCCCGGCGAGCACTGGAGGACCGAGGGGCCGGGTTTTCGGCCTTGGTGCCTGCCCGAGGGCGGCGGGTGCCTTTCGGCCCAACACAATTCCCATTGCGCGGGGGAGTGTCCTCAGATCGCCGCCCGGAACGCAAAAGGGCCCGCGGACAGCCGCGGGCCCAAGCGCCCCGATTCGCGTCGGGGCCCCGGATTCCGTCGCCTTCAGCTGGAGGCGATGTCAATGGTCTTGGGCTTGGCCTCGGCAGCTTTGGGGAGGGTGATCGTGAGCACCCCGTCCTTGTAGGCGGCCTTCACCTTGTCGGAGACCACAGGTTGGGTCAGTCCCACCTGGCGTTCGAACCGACCGTAGTAGCGCTCGGTCCGGACGTATTCGCCCTCCTTGACCTCCTGCTCCTGCTTCCGCTCGCCGGCGATGGTCAGCACGCCGTCATGGATGGAAACGCTCACGTCCTTTTTGTCCACGCCGGGAAGCTCGACGTGAATGGTGACGTTGTCGCTGTCTTCACGAACCTCCAGTGCGGGCGCGAAGGACTCGTCCCCCCGGCGGATGCCCAGCGGGGACTCAAACAGCCGGTCGAAATCGCGGCTGAGATTGAGCAGCGAGGCGAGCGGGCTCGCATTATAGGATTGAGGACGACGGGTAGTCAGGGAGCTCATGTTGGTGTTCCTTTCTGTTGCTTCAGTGAGTTGTCAAACGACAACCCGGACGAGTGCAGGGAGAATGCCGGTTGATCAGCTGTTGTAATTCTCTCGTCATCAACGGTTTTTATGCGCCACGGCTACCGCGGTGGCGACCCGCTGGGACAGGGATTCTCAGAGGCGCCGGGATTTGGGTAACACCGTGGCACAAAGGGCGACGGATCCAGGGCCGAAGGCCCTTGAGCCGGGATCAGGGCGTCATGTTTCAGGCGCCGAGGTAGGCGTCCCGGACCCGGGGATCGGCGCGCAGCCGGGCGGCATCGCCCGAGAGTTGGATGCGCCCGGCTTCGAGGACATAGCCTTGGTGGGAGATCTCGAGGGCGAGGTTGGCGTTCTGTTCCACAAGCAGGATGGTCAGCTGGCGCTGGCGGTTCAGCTCAACGATCCGGTCGAAGATCTGGCGCACGAGCAATGGGGCGATTCCAAGCGACGGTTCGTCGAGGAGGAGACAGCGGGGCCGGCTCATGAGCGCCCGGCCAATGGCGAGCATTTGCTGCTCGCCGCCGCTGAGGGTCCCCGCAAGTTGCCCCTCGCGCTCCCGGAGCCTGGGAAACAGCTCGAAGACAAACGCCTCCTCGCTTCGGATGACGTCTCGGTCCCGCTGCAGGTAGGCGCCCATGCGAAGATTCTCCCGGACCGTCAGATTGGCGAAGACCATCCGCCCCTCCGGGCAATGGGAAAGACCCTGCCCCACAAGCCGGTGCGGAGGGGTTCCGGTGATGTTCCGGCCGTCATACCAGACCTCGCCCGATCGGGGACGCATCATGCCGGATATCGCCCGGAGCGTGGTCGTCTTGCCGGCGCCATTGCCTCCGATCAAGGTGACCATCGTCCCAGACTCCACCCGAAGGGACACGTCATGAAGGGCCGTGATGGCGCCGTAGGTGACGGAGATCTGGCGAACCTCAAGCATCTCGGGTGGGTTCCTGTCCGAGGTAGGCCGCGATGACGGCGGGATTCGCCCGGATTTCCGCCGGAGTTCCCTCGGCGATCTTGCGTCCGTACTCCAGGACATGGATGCGCCGGCAGACCCCCATCACCACCTTCATGTCGTGTTCCACCAAGAGAATCGCCAGTTCGAACTTTTCCTGAATGAACTGGATCAGGCGCATCAGTTCCACCTTTTCCGAGGGATTCATGCCCGCCGCCGGTTCGTCGAGGAGCAGCAACCTGGGCCGGGTCGCAAGGGCGCGAAGGATCTCCAGGCGGCGCTGATCCCCATACGGGAGGCTGCGCGCCGGTTCGTCCCGCACCCGTTCCAGCCGGAAGATTTCCAGCAGTTCCCGGGTCCGTTCCCTCAGCGCCGACTCCTCGGCCTGGAACTTGGGGCCCCGGGTCAGGGAATGCAGCGCGTCGTGGGCGAGGTGGAGGTGGAAGGCGACCCGGACGTTGTCGAAGACGGACAGCCCCGGAAACAGGCGGATGTTCTGGAAGGTCCGGGCAATTCCCCGCTGGGTGATCTGGAAGGGCTTCAGCCCGGTCAGGGGACATCCCTCAAACGCGATGCGCCCCGAGGTCGGCGCGTATACCCCGGTGATCAGGTTGAACACCGTCGTTTTTCCGGCGCCATTGGGTCCGATGAGACCCACAAGCTCGCCGGGCTCCACGGTGGCCGACACGTCGCTGACGGCGGTGAGGCCGCCGAAGCGCACCGTGACCTGGTCCAGATCGAGGAGCGGGGGCATCAGGAGGCGGCCCGGCGCTGGCGGACGGGCCAGGTAAACAGGCCTTGAGGGCGCAGGATCATCAGGCTGATCAGGAGCACGGCGTAGAGGATCATGCGCCAGTCCCCCAGACGTCGGAGGGGCTCCTGGACCACCGTCAGGAGGATCGCAGCCAGGATCACCCCAAGGTGGCGGCCACGTCCGCCGAGGATCACCATGACCACAATCTCAATGCTCTTGTTGAAGTCGAACCCGCTGGGACTGATGTAGCCTTTGAGGTGGGCATACAGCCCGCCGGCCACTCCGGCGAAGAAGGCGCCGATCACAAAGGCGTGGATCTTGTAGCGGGTGGGGTTGAGTCCCATCGCCTCGGCGGCCACCTCGTCATCGGCCACGGCCACGAAGCCGCGCCCATACGTCGAATTCAGCAGTCCCCAGACCACATAGACAGTCAGTGCCGCCCACGCATAAGTCCACAGGGGGTTGGTGTAGGCGGGGATTCCATACAGGCCGGTGGCGCCCCCGACCGCCTTCACGTTCTGGAGGATCACCTTGATGATCTCGCCGAATCCGAGCGTGACGATGGCGAGGTAGTCCCCCTTGAGCCGAAGCGACGGAGCGCCAACGGCGAGGCCGGCGACCGCCGCGAGCAATCCGCCAGCGAGAAGGCCGGAGGGAAACAGGACCCATCGCAGGAGGCCCGGCGGCCATCCGAGCCGGATCCCCAGAGTGGTGGTGATCGTCGCCGCGGTGTAGGCCCCCACCGCCATGAATCCGGCATGCCCGAGCGAAAATTGGCCGGTGAACCCGTTGATGAGGTTGAGGCTCACCGCAAGGATGATGTTGATGCCCACCCCGAGCAGGACATCGAGCCAGTAGGGATCCAGCCGCCCCGACGCCGCCGTCACGACCGCAGAAACGGCGATGGCGACCAGGAGCCATAGGTGGGATCGGGGCAGCACGCGCGGACGCTATCGGACCCGGCGATTGCGGGGAAGCGGTGCCTTCAAATCCGGGCGGCACGTGACCAGCGCACCCGGCGTCACTCGGGCAGCGTGAATTTTGGGGACTGGCTGAGAAACCGCATGGGATTGCGGTAGACGACGGCGTCCACCGCGTCGGCGCTCCAGCCGCGACGCCGCAATTCCAGGGCCGCCCGCGGGACCGCCAGCGGAATGCTTTCGCCCCAGTCGCACGCGGAATTCATCCAGAGCCGCTCGCTCCCGTGCATCTCCAGGATGTCTGCGGCGCGTGCCGCCGTGCATTTGCTGATCGGATACAGCGTCATGCCCGCCCAGTGCCCGCGATCGAGAACCCTCCGGACGGTGTGTTCCTCCACATGGTCAATCAGGACCCGCTCCGGACGGATCCGCGAGTCGGCCTTCAGGACATCGAGGATGAGCCGGGTGCCTTTCAACTTGTCCTCCAGATGCGGGGTATGGACGAGGATCAATTGATCAAGGCGCGCCGCGAGGTCCACGTGCTGTTCGAGCACGAGCACCTCGTTGCGAGAATTCTTGTTGAGCCCGATTTCCCCGATGCCGAGCACTCCCGGGCGCGCAAGGAACTCCGGAATGATGCCGAGGACCTCCGCGGCAAGCCCGGGATCCTCGGATTCCTTCGGATTGATGCACAACCAGCAGAAGTGGGGGAGTCCGTAACGCGCAGCCCTGGCGGGCTCATACTCGGTGAGCTGGCGAAAATAGTCGCGGAACCCCTCCACCGAGCCGCGGTCGAACCCGGCCCAGAATGCAGGTTCACAGACGGCGGCGCACCCGGCGGTGACCATGTCCAGGTAATCGTCAGTGGTCCGGCTGACCATGTGGCCGTGTGGCTCGATGTAGCGCATGGGATCTTGTTGAACGGGTTCAGACCGGCGTGCCCGGCCAGGCGCCGACGGCGCCCTTGCCCGGTGCCCTGTCCACCGGAACCTCCGTGGGATCGCTGAGCGTCCGGAGCACCGCTTCGGCCCGGCCTGCTGCCGGCCCGGCCAGGTGGGTCAGCGCGCTGCGAAATGCGGAGAGGCGAAAGTCCGCATCGCCCGAGCTGCGGTCCACACGGTCCAGGAACGCGGCGAGTTCGATCAGTTTGCAGCGGGCGTCGAGATAATAGAGGTCCAGCACCTCGGTGCGTGTCATGGTGGATATCGGTTGACCGTTTCTGACGTCCCGGGGGTCCCGGGACTTCAAGCGGGCGGCGGTTGGGGGTGCCTGACGGGATCGGAGGGTTTGGGGGGTGGAGCGACGGCGGGCCGGAACTCGTCGGCGTGATAGGAACTGCGCACCAGGGGACCGCTGGCCACGTGAAGAAATCCCATCGTCCCGGCCAGGGCGCGCCATTCGTCAAAGATCCGCGGGTCCACGAACTCCCGCACCGGCAGGTGCCGGAGCGTCGGCTGCAGGTACTGTCCGAGGGTGAGGAGTTCCACGCCGGCACGCCGGAGGTCCTGGAGGGTTTCGAGGACCTCGTCGCGCTGTTCGCCCAGGCCCAGCATGAGCCCGGATTTCGTGTGCAGGGGGCGGACCGCACGTTCGCGGGCCTTCCGGAGAACCGTCAGCGAGCGGTCGTAGGTGGCGCGGTGCCGGACTTCGGGAGTGAGGCGCCTCACCGTCTCGAGGTTGTGGTTGAAGATGTCCGGCCGCGCGGACAGCACGCAGT
The DNA window shown above is from Verrucomicrobiia bacterium and carries:
- a CDS encoding Hsp20/alpha crystallin family protein — its product is MSSLTTRRPQSYNASPLASLLNLSRDFDRLFESPLGIRRGDESFAPALEVREDSDNVTIHVELPGVDKKDVSVSIHDGVLTIAGERKQEQEVKEGEYVRTERYYGRFERQVGLTQPVVSDKVKAAYKDGVLTITLPKAAEAKPKTIDIASS
- a CDS encoding branched-chain amino acid ABC transporter permease, with amino-acid sequence MPRSHLWLLVAIAVSAVVTAASGRLDPYWLDVLLGVGINIILAVSLNLINGFTGQFSLGHAGFMAVGAYTAATITTTLGIRLGWPPGLLRWVLFPSGLLAGGLLAAVAGLAVGAPSLRLKGDYLAIVTLGFGEIIKVILQNVKAVGGATGLYGIPAYTNPLWTYAWAALTVYVVWGLLNSTYGRGFVAVADDEVAAEAMGLNPTRYKIHAFVIGAFFAGVAGGLYAHLKGYISPSGFDFNKSIEIVVMVILGGRGRHLGVILAAILLTVVQEPLRRLGDWRMILYAVLLISLMILRPQGLFTWPVRQRRAAS
- a CDS encoding TatD family hydrolase, coding for MRYIEPHGHMVSRTTDDYLDMVTAGCAAVCEPAFWAGFDRGSVEGFRDYFRQLTEYEPARAARYGLPHFCWLCINPKESEDPGLAAEVLGIIPEFLARPGVLGIGEIGLNKNSRNEVLVLEQHVDLAARLDQLILVHTPHLEDKLKGTRLILDVLKADSRIRPERVLIDHVEEHTVRRVLDRGHWAGMTLYPISKCTAARAADILEMHGSERLWMNSACDWGESIPLAVPRAALELRRRGWSADAVDAVVYRNPMRFLSQSPKFTLPE
- a CDS encoding ABC transporter ATP-binding protein, which encodes MPPLLDLDQVTVRFGGLTAVSDVSATVEPGELVGLIGPNGAGKTTVFNLITGVYAPTSGRIAFEGCPLTGLKPFQITQRGIARTFQNIRLFPGLSVFDNVRVAFHLHLAHDALHSLTRGPKFQAEESALRERTRELLEIFRLERVRDEPARSLPYGDQRRLEILRALATRPRLLLLDEPAAGMNPSEKVELMRLIQFIQEKFELAILLVEHDMKVVMGVCRRIHVLEYGRKIAEGTPAEIRANPAVIAAYLGQEPTRDA
- a CDS encoding ABC transporter ATP-binding protein, yielding MLEVRQISVTYGAITALHDVSLRVESGTMVTLIGGNGAGKTTTLRAISGMMRPRSGEVWYDGRNITGTPPHRLVGQGLSHCPEGRMVFANLTVRENLRMGAYLQRDRDVIRSEEAFVFELFPRLREREGQLAGTLSGGEQQMLAIGRALMSRPRCLLLDEPSLGIAPLLVRQIFDRIVELNRQRQLTILLVEQNANLALEISHQGYVLEAGRIQLSGDAARLRADPRVRDAYLGA